The Brachypodium distachyon strain Bd21 chromosome 4, Brachypodium_distachyon_v3.0, whole genome shotgun sequence nucleotide sequence GACGGACTGAACCTATCCCCTCCCTTTTCCTTCCCTGCTGGACGGACTGAACCCCAACGTTCCACTTATTTTCCCTTGCTGCCAAATGGACTCATGGATTAGTTGCTCTGCCATGAAATCTCTCCCGTGGAAGTGAGGGGATCCCCTCTGCTCAGCAAAATCCTCTCAGGGGGCTGCTTCCCTGGTTTATTCTCCCCGTGCAACCAAACGAGCCCTAAATGTTTTGGAAGGAAGGGGCCGGGCAGGAAAAACCCCCGGCCTGTTTCATTTTACTGAAACCGGAAACAGAGAAAAGTACCGGCGTCTGCTGCGATAACATGTGACTAGTAAAGATGTCTACAAGGCCTGGACATTTTACTCGTTACTCGTAGAGTAGCTCGACTCGTTTAATACTCAGCTAGCTCATTAAGAGCTCGGCTCCTTAGGCCAACGAACCGAGTAGAGTATCTTCTGAGGCTCGTTAACACTAACGAGATTAACGAGTCTGAGCTAACGAGTATCTAGCGAAGCGGCGAACAGCGATGCGATCGAACAAACCCGCGTACTGCTCGTTGCTTCGTTAGGCCCAGCAGTTCCACTCCCGAACAGGCAGCCCAACAAGCTACGTGGTTGATAGGTCAGAAAAGCTGACTGCTAGCCAAATGAAAATTAGAATTTTTTACACCCCATCTAGAAGTTAGAAAGGTTTGGCTGAATGCTCTCTACGGCCGTTATCTGTTGCGAAAAGGAGTATAAAAATACTAATGCAACATGTTCAACAAACtgcagccaaaaaaaaaagcttcagGTCACTGCACGCAGATTCCTACTCAGTTTGCATCCTATCCTTATGACAATGGAACATTTCCTTTTCGAAATATACAATATTGCATTGGTCCATGTGTAAATCGATTTCACCCGGCCAGCTGAGAAATCAACACCCCCAAGTAACAAGTTTACAACTTACAAGTACAACAAACATTGACGCGAATCATCATCTACCCGATGCATATCACCATCACAAAACTCTTTCTACTTGAAGAAGTAGGGGAGGTCAAGCACGTAGAGGAGGAAGTAAGCCCAGAGGACGCCGGAGATGCCGCCGAAGAAGAACCCCCCGGTGAACTGCGACCACCCTTGGGCCGTCTGCAGCTTGTCGGCCTCCTTCTTGCGGCCCGTGAGCGTGAGCGTGGGCGCGGTGGACGGCGCGCCCTCGTCGAAGGACGACACGCCGTACATGGTGAGGCAGAGGCTGAGGATGGTGACGAGGCCCGCGGCGCCCAGGGCGCCCGCCTGCCCGTGCACGGGGGTGTTGCGGAGCGGGCCCGTCAGCGCGAAGGGGCCCACGAGGAGGTACCCGTGGGCCAGGCCCACCTCGATGCCCCGGAGCAGCGGGCTCACGGCCGTCCGGTACGCCGGCAGGTTCGAGAGGTACCACGCCACCAGCGGGCTCGACGTCACCGGGGTCTCCAGGCTGCCGATGAATGGGTCGCCGTTGATGGGCTGCACCACCTGGTAC carries:
- the LOC100837816 gene encoding photosystem I reaction center subunit XI, chloroplastic; the encoded protein is MATAFAPPMASQLMKSSLACSKPRGLSGASLTRRPRFVVKAIKPDKATYQVVQPINGDPFIGSLETPVTSSPLVAWYLSNLPAYRTAVSPLLRGIEVGLAHGYLLVGPFALTGPLRNTPVHGQAGALGAAGLVTILSLCLTMYGVSSFDEGAPSTAPTLTLTGRKKEADKLQTAQGWSQFTGGFFFGGISGVLWAYFLLYVLDLPYFFK